One Tubulanus polymorphus chromosome 5, tnTubPoly1.2, whole genome shotgun sequence DNA segment encodes these proteins:
- the LOC141905843 gene encoding uncharacterized protein LOC141905843 isoform X1 has translation MNSAKRYPDLTRPGSTGAMASAREWRTSRPDELRKLVLKKAQIGSVSGTPSQRQPQVSDNSLTVTEGSSDDEENKIRGNWSSRLEFLLSCISCSVGLGNIWRFPYICYKNGGGAFLVPYIVMLALCGFPLFYLEVAFGQYASLGPVTIWKAVPLLKGIGIGMVIVSSLISLYYNIIIGWAVFYFAASMQSPLPWQTCSNAWNTKACRTHKMDDGFNCTSAGGFLHFNNGTCLNVSDATEETNATVLGIQDLSLLNITRYTTSSEEYFHNYMLELSDSVYNLGTIRWPLILCVLAGWLVLFLCLLRGIKSSGKIVYFTALFPYFILVIFLICGSLLDGAKAGVVYFLTPDWDRLRSAEIWIDAAVQVFFSLGPAFGCVITLASYNKFHNNCYKDTVVVVIANFATSMLAGFTVFAAVGYIAQRLDVDITQVARDGIDLVFIVYPEIFATIPGAPFWSCLFFFMMITLGIDSQLTFVETVVTSIVDEFPEKLMPKRILVILVYCVVMFAVGIPLTMQGGMYIFVLMDKYAASWSLIVLAIMECVAISWIYSYPKFASDIENMTGKRPGEVWKWTWRLSTPILLLCALVFHWVQYIGASYGDYDFPLWMNIIGWFMMFATIIVIPLYGLYAMIFTARGTIKERFSFLLKHSADWGPALDIHRALLQQSIPEYVNGGLDYPEYDLKSSTANADDHMLMADLIDTGSIDWEQEENSNHGNWDTKYEFFVACLGYTLGLGNVLRFPYLCYKNGGGAFLVPYLLMLVFIGIPLYYVELAIGQYASLGPIEVWNSIPLFRGLGYAMLVVSLLFATYYAIWIAWSLYFMISSMVSELPWQSCNNTWNSNMCSLNRYANISLLTNLTTEATTHFMTTSTVVPLLNSTINETLANISQNLPEIRPRLHSSAEEFFFHHMLNITRGIDDMGTVKWHVCLCLLLSWVVACVCVIRGIKSAGKVVLGTVPASVLILLVLLIRSCTVDGHLDGIKRFVTPDWHKLGEASVWYDAASQMFYSLSTCYGGLIMLASYNRFHTYFYRDAILVPICDCIFSVIASFTIFAIVGVMAKSLDTSIDHIFTTYADSANLFAIIPEALTHFKLSPVWCILFFFMLFLLGLDTLFITLELTIVMVTEIAPRLRAYKIWVTVAMSAILFAIGIPFTMQGGWFVMTLIDDTSLGVPLLVIGLVECIVLAWVYGTDKLLKNIKVMNEDRNGVWWKSMWTFITPAIIMFTIIFYGFDYEAPVFRDYIYPWWTHVIRWLLVLICLVPIPVYIVYKLASNKGSCYRRFKKSVRPERDWGPALKKHRDYMEFVQPTLLTRNYSFSTGSALSFNGSHTSTPQSIRRNDFSNAPRFPGKNLAGPSSTNSTPTLARQITDKALRFMLDNQVALQDAMSTPPNVRKREKRAQKADSPLNQIPSGLSAEDEGIICPRKIMASTRDVSIQTDPLSPITELPIESDVKGKSGKRHFKKFRGNNLSNQHPIDEFTRPSTSRSTSESAKDSAIEDNTCSSSSAGSDQIGVLSDNGGSDSDSSDAHDDGHNDECPAEIESKPADEVDEVVDEVVDEVVDEVVAKDDDESLNSHSHLIVNSDPDERKHLYPVIYVETEMIPHFKNKNEVDITQVNNVEECTTKL, from the exons ATGAACAGCGCGAAACGTTACCCTGATCTCACGCGGCCGGGGTCGACGGGAGCGATGGCCAGCGCGAGGGAGTGGCGCACGTCGAGACCGGACGAACTACGCAAACTCGTCCTCAAGAAAGCGCAG ATCGGGAGCGTTAGCGGAACGCCGAGTCAACGACAGCCTCAGGTATCCGATAATTCGCTGACCGTCACCGAAGGCAGCAGCGACGACGAAGAGAATAAAATCCGCGGTAACTGGAGCAGTCGTCTGGAGTTCCTGCTGTCGTGTATCAGTTGTTCGGTCGGTTTAGGAAATATTTGGAGATTTCCGTACATCTGTTACAAAAATGGAGGAG gagCGTTTCTCGTGCCGTATATCGTAATGCTGGCGTTATGCGGGTTTCCGCTATTCTATCTGGAGGTCGCGTTCGGACAATACGCCAGCCTCGGTCCCGTGACAATATGGAAGGCCGTTCCATTACTGAAAG GTATTGGTATTGGGATGGTTATTGTCAGCTCGTTGATCTCCttatattacaatataatCATCGGCTGGGCCGTGTTTTATTTCGCGGCGTCTATGCAAAGCCCTTTACCCTGGCAGACGTGCAGTAACGCGTGGAATACTAAAG CATGTCGCACGCATAAAATGGATGACGGATTTAACTGCACTTCAGCGGGTGgttttttacatttcaataatggAACGTGTCTGAACGTTTCCGACGCAACGGAAGAAACTAACGCGACCGTTCTCGGTATTCAAGATTTATCATTGCTCAATATTACGCGATATACTACTTCAAGCGAAGAATATTTtca CAATTATATGTTAGAACTATCGGACAGCGTGTACAATCTCGGCACGATACGGTGGCCGTTGATTCTGTGCGTCTTGGCCGGCTGGTTGGTACTGTTTCTGTGTTTGCTCAGGGGAATTAAATCTTCGGGAAAG ATCGTGTACTTTACTGCTTTATTTCCGTACTTTATCCTCGTTATTTTCCTAATCTGCGGTTCGTTGCTCGACGGAGCGAAAGCCGGAGTCGTCTATTTCCTGACACCTGACTGGGATCGGCTCAGGTCCGCCGAG ATATGGATCGATGCTGCTGTACAGGTCTTTTTTTCTCTCGGTCCCGCGTTCGGTTGCGTGATAACTCTAGCCAGCTACAACAAATTCCACAATAATTGCTACAA GGATACGGTCGTGGTTGTGATCGCTAATTTTGCTACTAGTATGCTGGCCGGTTTCACAGTATTTGCGGCTGTCGGGTATATAGCTCAAAGATTAGATGTAGACATCACTCAGGTGGCTAGGGATG GTATTGATTTGGTATTCATCGTTTATCCGGAGATATTCGCGACGATACCCGGCGCTCCGTTCTGGTCGTGTCTGTTTTTCTTCATGATGATCACTCTGGGAATCGACAGTCAgttgactttcgtcgaaacgGTCGTCACGTCGATCGTCGACGAATTCCCCGAGAAATTGATGCCGAAACGTATTTTAGTGATTCTCGTCTATTGCGTTGTTATGTTCGCCGTCGGTATTCCGTTGACGATGCAG GGCGGTATGTATATATTCGTGCTGATGGATAAGTACGCGGCGAGCTGGTCGCTGATCGTTCTCGCTATCATGGAATGTGTGGCTATATCTTGGATATACAGCTACCCGAAATTCGCCAGCGATATCGAAAACATGACCGGGAAACGTCCCGGTGAAGTTTGGAAGTGGACGTGGAGACTGTCGACGCCAATTCTGCTGTTG TGTGCGCTGGTATTTCACTGGGTTCAATACATCGGTGCCTCGTACGGCGACTACGATTTCCCTCTGTGGATGAATATAATCGGTTGGTTTATGATGTTCGCCACTATAATCGTTATTCCTCTCTACGGTTTATACGCCATGATCTTTACTGCTCGAGGAACGATCAAAGAG CGATTCAGTTTTTTGTTGAAACATTCAGCGGACTGGGGTCCGGCGTTGGACATTCACCGCGCTTTGCTGCAACAGTCGATCCCCGAATACGTGAACGGCGGACTCGATTATCCGGAATACGATCTGAAATCGAGCACG GCAAATGCCGACGATCATATGTTAATGGCCGATCTGATCGATACGGGCAGCATCGACTGGGAGCAAGAAGAGAACTCGAACCACGGAAACTGGGATACGAAATACGAATTCTTCGTCGCGTGTCTGGGATATACGTTAGGTTTGGGCAACGTGTTGCGATTTCCGTATCTGTGCTACAAAAACGGAGGAG GCGCATTCCTTGTACCATATTTACTGATGTTGGTGTTTATTGGCATTCCTCTGTATTACGTGGAGTTAGCTATCGGCCAGTACGCGAGTCTGGGCCCGATCGAAGTATGGAATTCTATTCCCTTATTCAGGG GTCTCGGTTACGCTATGTTAGTGGTATCGCTGTTGTTCGCGACGTACTACGCGATCTGGATCGCCTGGTCTCTTTATTTCATGATCTCATCGATGGTATCCGAGTTGCCGTGGCAAAGTTGCAACAACACGTGGAATTCAAACA tgtGTAGTTTGAATCGATATGCAAATATAAGCCTACTGACTAACCTGACGACTGAAGCGACTACGCATTTTATGACTACGAGCACGGTCGTTCCTCTTTTGAATTCGACCATTAACGAGACTCTCGCGAACATATCCCAGAACCTCCCAGAAATCCGTCCAAGATTACACAGTTCTGCCGAGGAGTTCTTTTT TCATCACATGTTAAACATCACCCGGGGTATTGATGATATGGGTACAGTGAAGTGGCatgtttgtttgtgtttgctgctgtCGTGGGTTGTTGCTTGCGTTTGTGTTATTCGAGGGATAAAATCCGCCGGAAAG GTGGTACTTGGAACTGTCCCAGCCTCAGTTCTCATTCTTCTAGTTTTGTTAATCCGATCGTGTACCGTAGATGGACATTTAGACGGAATTAAACGTTTTGTAACCCCTGATTGGCATAAATTAGGCGAAGCGTCCGTCTGGTATGATGCAGCTTCGCAGATGTTCTACTCTCTATCTACTTGTTACGGTGGTTTAATCATGTTAGCCAGCTACAAtcgatttcatacatatttctaCAG AGATGCTATACTTGTGCCTATATGTGATTGTATATTCAGTGTTATCGCCAGTTTTACGATTTTCGCGATTGTCGGCGTTATGGCGAAATCATTGGATACATCTATCGACCATATTTTCACCACATATGCAG ATTCGGCTAACTTATTCGCTATCATTCCCGAGGCTCTGACACATTTTAAGCTGTCACCCGTCTGGTGTATTCTGTTCTTCTTTATGCTGTTTCTGCTCGGGTTGGACACTCTATTTATAACGCTGGAGTTAACTATCGTCATGGTTACCGAAATCGCGCCGCGATTGCGTGCGTACAAAATTTGGGTTACGGTCGCCATGAGTGCTATACTGTTTGCTATCGGAATTCCTTTTACAATGCAG GGAGGCTGGTTTGTGATGACGTTGATAGACGATACATCGCTAGGTGTGCCACTGCTGGTTATCGGACTGGTCGAGTGTATCGTGTTGGCTTGGGTTTATGGCACCGATAAATTACTGAAGAATATCAAAGTAATGAATGAAGATCGCAACGGCGTTTGGTGGAAATCGATGTGGACTTTTATTACACCGGCAATCATCATG TTTACAATCATATTCTACGGGTTTGACTACGAAGCTCCTGTATTCAGAGACTATATTTACCCGTGGTGGACTCACGTCATTCGCTGGTTGCTCGTGTTAATCTGTCTGGTTCCGATACCCGTTTACATCGTATACAAACTTGCATCGAACAAAGGATCGTGTTACAGG agaTTCAAAAAGTCAGTCAGACCGGAGAGAGATTGGGGTCCAGCGTTGAAGAAACACAGGGATTACATGGAATTCGTCCAGCCGACTTTATTGACGAGAAACTACAGTTTCAGCACAGGTTCTGCTCTGTCTTTTAACG GTTCTCACACTTCAACGCCGCAGAGCATTCGACGTAACGACTTCTCAAATGCGCCACGGTTTCCTGGCAAAAACTTAGCCGGTCCCAGTTCGACTAATTCGACTCCGACGTTGGCGCGACAGATCACCGATAAGGCGCTGCGTTTCATGCTCGACAACCAGGTCGCGTTGCAAGACGCGATGAGCACCCCTCCGAACGTACGGAAAAGAGAAAAACGCGCGCAAAAAGCTGATTCAC CCTTGAATCAAATTCCATCGGGGCTTAGCGCGGAAGATGAAGGCATAATATGTCCGAGGAAGATAATGGCTTCCACTCGAGATGTGTCGATTCAAACCGATCCGTTGTCGCCGATTACCGAACTGCCGATCGAATCTGACGTGAAG GGCAAAAGCGGGAAAAGGcattttaagaaatttcgG GGCAACAATCTCTCGAACCAACATCCCATCGACGAATTCACGCGACCTTCGACGAGTCGGTCGACGTCTGAATCGGCTAAAGACTCGGCTATCGAGGACAATACTTGTAGCAGTAGCAGCGCCGGGAGCGATCAAATCGGAGTTCTATCGGACAACGGCGGATCGGATTCCGACTCGTCCGACGCACACGACGACGGACATAACGACGAATGCCCCGCTGAAATCGAATCGAAACCGGCTGATGAAGTCGATGAAGTCGTCGATGAAGTCGTCGATGAAGTCGTCGATGAAGTCGTCGCGAAAGATGACGACGAGTCATTGAATTCTCACTCGCATTTAATTGTAAATTCCGACCCGGATGAAAGGAAACATTTATACCCGGTAATATACGTCGAGACTGAAATGATTCCACATTTCAAGAATAAAAATGAAGTCGATATAACCCAGGTCAATAATGTGGAGGAGTGTACGACTAAACTGTAG
- the LOC141905843 gene encoding uncharacterized protein LOC141905843 isoform X4, whose protein sequence is MLALCGFPLFYLEVAFGQYASLGPVTIWKAVPLLKGIGIGMVIVSSLISLYYNIIIGWAVFYFAASMQSPLPWQTCSNAWNTKACRTHKMDDGFNCTSAGGFLHFNNGTCLNVSDATEETNATVLGIQDLSLLNITRYTTSSEEYFHNYMLELSDSVYNLGTIRWPLILCVLAGWLVLFLCLLRGIKSSGKIVYFTALFPYFILVIFLICGSLLDGAKAGVVYFLTPDWDRLRSAEIWIDAAVQVFFSLGPAFGCVITLASYNKFHNNCYKDTVVVVIANFATSMLAGFTVFAAVGYIAQRLDVDITQVARDGIDLVFIVYPEIFATIPGAPFWSCLFFFMMITLGIDSQLTFVETVVTSIVDEFPEKLMPKRILVILVYCVVMFAVGIPLTMQGGMYIFVLMDKYAASWSLIVLAIMECVAISWIYSYPKFASDIENMTGKRPGEVWKWTWRLSTPILLLCALVFHWVQYIGASYGDYDFPLWMNIIGWFMMFATIIVIPLYGLYAMIFTARGTIKERFSFLLKHSADWGPALDIHRALLQQSIPEYVNGGLDYPEYDLKSSTANADDHMLMADLIDTGSIDWEQEENSNHGNWDTKYEFFVACLGYTLGLGNVLRFPYLCYKNGGGAFLVPYLLMLVFIGIPLYYVELAIGQYASLGPIEVWNSIPLFRGLGYAMLVVSLLFATYYAIWIAWSLYFMISSMVSELPWQSCNNTWNSNMCSLNRYANISLLTNLTTEATTHFMTTSTVVPLLNSTINETLANISQNLPEIRPRLHSSAEEFFFHHMLNITRGIDDMGTVKWHVCLCLLLSWVVACVCVIRGIKSAGKVVLGTVPASVLILLVLLIRSCTVDGHLDGIKRFVTPDWHKLGEASVWYDAASQMFYSLSTCYGGLIMLASYNRFHTYFYRDAILVPICDCIFSVIASFTIFAIVGVMAKSLDTSIDHIFTTYADSANLFAIIPEALTHFKLSPVWCILFFFMLFLLGLDTLFITLELTIVMVTEIAPRLRAYKIWVTVAMSAILFAIGIPFTMQGGWFVMTLIDDTSLGVPLLVIGLVECIVLAWVYGTDKLLKNIKVMNEDRNGVWWKSMWTFITPAIIMFTIIFYGFDYEAPVFRDYIYPWWTHVIRWLLVLICLVPIPVYIVYKLASNKGSCYRRFKKSVRPERDWGPALKKHRDYMEFVQPTLLTRNYSFSTGSALSFNGSHTSTPQSIRRNDFSNAPRFPGKNLAGPSSTNSTPTLARQITDKALRFMLDNQVALQDAMSTPPNVRKREKRAQKADSPLNQIPSGLSAEDEGIICPRKIMASTRDVSIQTDPLSPITELPIESDVKGKSGKRHFKKFRGNNLSNQHPIDEFTRPSTSRSTSESAKDSAIEDNTCSSSSAGSDQIGVLSDNGGSDSDSSDAHDDGHNDECPAEIESKPADEVDEVVDEVVDEVVDEVVAKDDDESLNSHSHLIVNSDPDERKHLYPVIYVETEMIPHFKNKNEVDITQVNNVEECTTKL, encoded by the exons ATGCTGGCGTTATGCGGGTTTCCGCTATTCTATCTGGAGGTCGCGTTCGGACAATACGCCAGCCTCGGTCCCGTGACAATATGGAAGGCCGTTCCATTACTGAAAG GTATTGGTATTGGGATGGTTATTGTCAGCTCGTTGATCTCCttatattacaatataatCATCGGCTGGGCCGTGTTTTATTTCGCGGCGTCTATGCAAAGCCCTTTACCCTGGCAGACGTGCAGTAACGCGTGGAATACTAAAG CATGTCGCACGCATAAAATGGATGACGGATTTAACTGCACTTCAGCGGGTGgttttttacatttcaataatggAACGTGTCTGAACGTTTCCGACGCAACGGAAGAAACTAACGCGACCGTTCTCGGTATTCAAGATTTATCATTGCTCAATATTACGCGATATACTACTTCAAGCGAAGAATATTTtca CAATTATATGTTAGAACTATCGGACAGCGTGTACAATCTCGGCACGATACGGTGGCCGTTGATTCTGTGCGTCTTGGCCGGCTGGTTGGTACTGTTTCTGTGTTTGCTCAGGGGAATTAAATCTTCGGGAAAG ATCGTGTACTTTACTGCTTTATTTCCGTACTTTATCCTCGTTATTTTCCTAATCTGCGGTTCGTTGCTCGACGGAGCGAAAGCCGGAGTCGTCTATTTCCTGACACCTGACTGGGATCGGCTCAGGTCCGCCGAG ATATGGATCGATGCTGCTGTACAGGTCTTTTTTTCTCTCGGTCCCGCGTTCGGTTGCGTGATAACTCTAGCCAGCTACAACAAATTCCACAATAATTGCTACAA GGATACGGTCGTGGTTGTGATCGCTAATTTTGCTACTAGTATGCTGGCCGGTTTCACAGTATTTGCGGCTGTCGGGTATATAGCTCAAAGATTAGATGTAGACATCACTCAGGTGGCTAGGGATG GTATTGATTTGGTATTCATCGTTTATCCGGAGATATTCGCGACGATACCCGGCGCTCCGTTCTGGTCGTGTCTGTTTTTCTTCATGATGATCACTCTGGGAATCGACAGTCAgttgactttcgtcgaaacgGTCGTCACGTCGATCGTCGACGAATTCCCCGAGAAATTGATGCCGAAACGTATTTTAGTGATTCTCGTCTATTGCGTTGTTATGTTCGCCGTCGGTATTCCGTTGACGATGCAG GGCGGTATGTATATATTCGTGCTGATGGATAAGTACGCGGCGAGCTGGTCGCTGATCGTTCTCGCTATCATGGAATGTGTGGCTATATCTTGGATATACAGCTACCCGAAATTCGCCAGCGATATCGAAAACATGACCGGGAAACGTCCCGGTGAAGTTTGGAAGTGGACGTGGAGACTGTCGACGCCAATTCTGCTGTTG TGTGCGCTGGTATTTCACTGGGTTCAATACATCGGTGCCTCGTACGGCGACTACGATTTCCCTCTGTGGATGAATATAATCGGTTGGTTTATGATGTTCGCCACTATAATCGTTATTCCTCTCTACGGTTTATACGCCATGATCTTTACTGCTCGAGGAACGATCAAAGAG CGATTCAGTTTTTTGTTGAAACATTCAGCGGACTGGGGTCCGGCGTTGGACATTCACCGCGCTTTGCTGCAACAGTCGATCCCCGAATACGTGAACGGCGGACTCGATTATCCGGAATACGATCTGAAATCGAGCACG GCAAATGCCGACGATCATATGTTAATGGCCGATCTGATCGATACGGGCAGCATCGACTGGGAGCAAGAAGAGAACTCGAACCACGGAAACTGGGATACGAAATACGAATTCTTCGTCGCGTGTCTGGGATATACGTTAGGTTTGGGCAACGTGTTGCGATTTCCGTATCTGTGCTACAAAAACGGAGGAG GCGCATTCCTTGTACCATATTTACTGATGTTGGTGTTTATTGGCATTCCTCTGTATTACGTGGAGTTAGCTATCGGCCAGTACGCGAGTCTGGGCCCGATCGAAGTATGGAATTCTATTCCCTTATTCAGGG GTCTCGGTTACGCTATGTTAGTGGTATCGCTGTTGTTCGCGACGTACTACGCGATCTGGATCGCCTGGTCTCTTTATTTCATGATCTCATCGATGGTATCCGAGTTGCCGTGGCAAAGTTGCAACAACACGTGGAATTCAAACA tgtGTAGTTTGAATCGATATGCAAATATAAGCCTACTGACTAACCTGACGACTGAAGCGACTACGCATTTTATGACTACGAGCACGGTCGTTCCTCTTTTGAATTCGACCATTAACGAGACTCTCGCGAACATATCCCAGAACCTCCCAGAAATCCGTCCAAGATTACACAGTTCTGCCGAGGAGTTCTTTTT TCATCACATGTTAAACATCACCCGGGGTATTGATGATATGGGTACAGTGAAGTGGCatgtttgtttgtgtttgctgctgtCGTGGGTTGTTGCTTGCGTTTGTGTTATTCGAGGGATAAAATCCGCCGGAAAG GTGGTACTTGGAACTGTCCCAGCCTCAGTTCTCATTCTTCTAGTTTTGTTAATCCGATCGTGTACCGTAGATGGACATTTAGACGGAATTAAACGTTTTGTAACCCCTGATTGGCATAAATTAGGCGAAGCGTCCGTCTGGTATGATGCAGCTTCGCAGATGTTCTACTCTCTATCTACTTGTTACGGTGGTTTAATCATGTTAGCCAGCTACAAtcgatttcatacatatttctaCAG AGATGCTATACTTGTGCCTATATGTGATTGTATATTCAGTGTTATCGCCAGTTTTACGATTTTCGCGATTGTCGGCGTTATGGCGAAATCATTGGATACATCTATCGACCATATTTTCACCACATATGCAG ATTCGGCTAACTTATTCGCTATCATTCCCGAGGCTCTGACACATTTTAAGCTGTCACCCGTCTGGTGTATTCTGTTCTTCTTTATGCTGTTTCTGCTCGGGTTGGACACTCTATTTATAACGCTGGAGTTAACTATCGTCATGGTTACCGAAATCGCGCCGCGATTGCGTGCGTACAAAATTTGGGTTACGGTCGCCATGAGTGCTATACTGTTTGCTATCGGAATTCCTTTTACAATGCAG GGAGGCTGGTTTGTGATGACGTTGATAGACGATACATCGCTAGGTGTGCCACTGCTGGTTATCGGACTGGTCGAGTGTATCGTGTTGGCTTGGGTTTATGGCACCGATAAATTACTGAAGAATATCAAAGTAATGAATGAAGATCGCAACGGCGTTTGGTGGAAATCGATGTGGACTTTTATTACACCGGCAATCATCATG TTTACAATCATATTCTACGGGTTTGACTACGAAGCTCCTGTATTCAGAGACTATATTTACCCGTGGTGGACTCACGTCATTCGCTGGTTGCTCGTGTTAATCTGTCTGGTTCCGATACCCGTTTACATCGTATACAAACTTGCATCGAACAAAGGATCGTGTTACAGG agaTTCAAAAAGTCAGTCAGACCGGAGAGAGATTGGGGTCCAGCGTTGAAGAAACACAGGGATTACATGGAATTCGTCCAGCCGACTTTATTGACGAGAAACTACAGTTTCAGCACAGGTTCTGCTCTGTCTTTTAACG GTTCTCACACTTCAACGCCGCAGAGCATTCGACGTAACGACTTCTCAAATGCGCCACGGTTTCCTGGCAAAAACTTAGCCGGTCCCAGTTCGACTAATTCGACTCCGACGTTGGCGCGACAGATCACCGATAAGGCGCTGCGTTTCATGCTCGACAACCAGGTCGCGTTGCAAGACGCGATGAGCACCCCTCCGAACGTACGGAAAAGAGAAAAACGCGCGCAAAAAGCTGATTCAC CCTTGAATCAAATTCCATCGGGGCTTAGCGCGGAAGATGAAGGCATAATATGTCCGAGGAAGATAATGGCTTCCACTCGAGATGTGTCGATTCAAACCGATCCGTTGTCGCCGATTACCGAACTGCCGATCGAATCTGACGTGAAG GGCAAAAGCGGGAAAAGGcattttaagaaatttcgG GGCAACAATCTCTCGAACCAACATCCCATCGACGAATTCACGCGACCTTCGACGAGTCGGTCGACGTCTGAATCGGCTAAAGACTCGGCTATCGAGGACAATACTTGTAGCAGTAGCAGCGCCGGGAGCGATCAAATCGGAGTTCTATCGGACAACGGCGGATCGGATTCCGACTCGTCCGACGCACACGACGACGGACATAACGACGAATGCCCCGCTGAAATCGAATCGAAACCGGCTGATGAAGTCGATGAAGTCGTCGATGAAGTCGTCGATGAAGTCGTCGATGAAGTCGTCGCGAAAGATGACGACGAGTCATTGAATTCTCACTCGCATTTAATTGTAAATTCCGACCCGGATGAAAGGAAACATTTATACCCGGTAATATACGTCGAGACTGAAATGATTCCACATTTCAAGAATAAAAATGAAGTCGATATAACCCAGGTCAATAATGTGGAGGAGTGTACGACTAAACTGTAG